Part of the Fundulus heteroclitus isolate FHET01 chromosome 20, MU-UCD_Fhet_4.1, whole genome shotgun sequence genome, ctgttttaaagtttttgttcAGGTGAAAAGATCCATTTCTATGATGTAGTCCAGCAGAAAgcgagtttctttttttaacaagactgtattttattatttatagagATGTTCGTTTCTCAATTCAAACTTAATATTTAGTACATTAACTCACAAACATCAATTTCCAGTACAACCAAACAAAACAGTTGAACAAGAACATCTGAACATCTCTGTGAGATGAAATcccagtcattttttttttctctactgtTCACGCACACATAAATAACTTAAATTTACAAGCCGTAATGTCAGCTCTAAGTTCAAGGACTCCAAACGAGTACTGTTTTTCTTCACTTAAATCACTCGGGATTTACTTAATCACTCCCACGACAAAGACAAGGGggttaaaatatttgaaatttcCTCTCTGATTCCTTCCcagaagcttttattttttgggcaaTCCCAAAAGGCATGAGTGTGATCTCCAATTAGTCCACATTGTTTCCagagcaaatgtgtttttaacctttcaTCTTTTGAATGAATGGAGTTCTGAAATACCTAATAATTACCTTCCTATAAAATTCTTCCCACGTTGGGTTGTTAGTTTATGTCCATTCTTAGTCACAGCATTCATTTCTAGTTCCCACCTTTACTTTATGTCTGGAGGCCCCCCGACATACATGACTGTAAACATTTATGTAGATTTGACactgttttttcaaattttttctcATTAGTAATCTTTTATAGATAACATATCTAAATCAATAGATAGAAGAGTCCACTCTGTACGGGACATCAGGTAACTTGTCAACTGCAAAAATCTGTAATAGTTTGCTGAAATCCACCCGGATTTCTCTTGAATCAGACCAAATGATTTCAGAATCTCCCCTTCAAACACGTCATCAATAAAAATTAAAGTCTTATATTGCCAGACTTGAATCATGCTACCTAGGTGAAAAATCTATTATATCCAAAGCTTTTGTGGCCATGGATATAGATTGAGGAGCTTTGATACTTTTTCTAACCATGCCTATAATCTTTTGCGTACATTTCATCCACGTATTTGTTCTAAATTTCCTCTGAACAAAAAGCAAGTTGCAATAAGTTACTCTTTCATGCCGTGTGCCTCCGTCTTCACTCTCTCCTCCATAGCGTTCAGTTTCTCCTCCTATGTGTCgattcttcattttatttctccagATGAAGCCTCCGTCCGTGTTGGAGACTCCAAGATGTCTCGTTGTGCGTTTTCAGACTCTCCTTGAAATTTCTGGAtctgttagcattagcatttcTGTTAGCGTTAGCATTTCACTCCAAGTGCCGTTCTAAGCTAAGCTAGCATCTAGCCTTTGCGTCATCTTCGTATCATCGCCTATCCCCGCTTCCTGTTCTTTTCTGGTTGTCTTTCATAAAGATGTCGTTATGATCGTGTCTTCTAGATAAATAGATGGATTTATATTTTTGCAACAGGCAGTTTAAGATATACTGTGGTCAGAGCGCAGTCTGCAAGCGTCTCTACTCGGGCATACCAGAAGAGGAAGTCCAGAAAGCAAgtttaaattttgaaaatgaGTTTGACCTTTGCATCCCTTATTTTCTCATATGTACTTGAAGTCTGGAAGGGTAAGAAATTTGATTAGTCAATTTCCTACATTTGGACAGAATGATGAGTATGGAACACTTTTTACTTTCCAGATTTTCCTGTTTGCACAACTTGTATGAAAATAATCAGAATCATATTTTCCCCAGACATCTTTATTatacagatgttaaaaaaaaaactgaaagcaaATCATGTATCTTTGATTTGTCACATTTGCACCTTTAAAATTTTGCAACTTCACAGCTTCTTTGACCAATAAACTCTTGATGGTTTTAAACTGAATATGGTTCTCAAAGGTTCTGCTTtaagttttacaaataaagaaaaggtACCTCAGAAAACAAACCTTTCTTTCATAATGCTTTATTTTGGGAAGATCCATTGTGTGTTTTAGTCATGTTGCGCATATTGAAATGGAGctgatcaaagtttttttttctttttattaacgTGGCCAAAAGACGTCTCTGAAAAAGCCCAAAAGAAACTTTAACACGGCTTATTTTCATGATTCTTTTGAAAGTTAAGGAGAATATTCTGCACTTTTGAGTGCAGAATGTTATAAAAATGCTGGAATAATTAAAACTGAGTCTGGGCAAGTTTGGAGTTTCAAAGTGTGCAAGATTTGTCTGAACTTTGCTTAAGCTCAAACCACATATTTGGCAACTGCTTCAACATATTCTGTCCATCTGAAAACCAGACAAAATCCATCAGGAGCAAATTTATTTTTCCAACGCTGAACATTTTACGCAGTATAAAACAGGTTGACCCATTGAAGATGGATGTTCCTAACTTGGCTCGATGCCTGTTTGTTTCTTAAGTTTAGCATTGAAACTCTTGTTGGTTTGAACTGGATCCTGATCTTCATGTTTTTTATCAATTTGTTACATCTACAGCTAGGAAATGTTCTGTCGTATCAGATCTAATGGTATCTGCTGAACATCGTGGCCTCTAACGTGAGTTTTCTTTCATTGACAGGTGGAGTACAGTTACCCTCCAGAGGTTGACATCAGTGCTGGAGCTAAAGACTTGGTGGCCAAGCTGCTGAAGCACAACCCCATGCACAGACTGCCCATTCAGGGAGTCCTATCTCACCCCTGGGTGCTTGAAAAATCATCCAAGAAGCAAACAACGCTGAGCAGGGAAGAGTCCAGACAGTGATGCACCCCCAACAGCTGGCTAGGTCCACTCAGAACCTCAACATGCAGCTGATCTTTCACAATCTGCTACTACTGCCTTGACGTTGAAACAGTCATATCAAGTACCCCCCACCACCCGTTTTCCTGTCTGCATATACTTGAGCCCTAACATGTTATCGTCTCGTCTCAGATTTCTTCTTAAATGTGTTGTTTCGTctgtaaatatttcagtttttctgtaaTTATGGGAATTTTATTAAGATTTTGTTAAATGCCTCAACGTGAAATGTGGAAATTAGGAGGAAACCAGGGAGTTCTTCGATGATAAAGTTAATTGACTGTTTTATCCAGAAGTGCCCAGGAGAGGGCgctaaagaaacacaaaaaaactgaagcCCGTCTGAGGTTTTAGTGGCTTTAAGTTTCTATTCTGTGGAAATATTAGACCGTAAATGACTGATTGTCTACGTGAGTTAGTATatgtggtttatttttaaagataaaatccacagatgcatttttttgtcttttttaacaaataaaagcaaacttgGTTAATGAGATGGGCTTTGTTATAGGGCTTtaccaaaatatttaaaaatcctTAACAATTGCATTGAAGGAAAAAGCTGCTGAAACGGCCTTGTGTGTATTTTAGTCTCCCTCAGAAAGGGACTCACAAATCGAGCCTGAAGGCGTCACTCATTGGTGGATGAGCGAATCTGAAGCCTTTTTAAGTTTCATCATTATTTGTTCCAGCCAGTTGGCCTCCAGCGACTAAGGTTGGACAGGgtaatttcaattttatttatataacagcaattcacaacacgtcatctcaaggcactttaaaaagtcagtaCAGTCCAGCTGGAGTGAGGCTGCAGCCATATCATTGGTCCTGAGATCTTAAATTGTcactgaatttttttattttttttttcaatctgtttTCTGCAGATTCCTTGTTCATAGGAGTGCTTTATTCAGCTTTTATGAAATTCAGGATTTGTCCGTACAGTGGCACCGTGAGCTGTCTGAACTAATACTGCTTCAGTTAGACTGTGATGGTCCGTTTTTGATGGAAGTATTGTATTATGGTTTTATAACAACCATGAAAAGATTTATGTTGGATCCTCGTCACAAATTTTCTCTAAGGTGTTTTTACTCTGTCCAGATTTTCCTAAAATCCATGTGACATACTCAAACATTTTcctgcaagcaaaaaaaaaaaaaccctaccaTTTTAGAGGAagattttgattaaataaaatcataaagagGGGGTAATATCCAGATGTACTGTTAAAAATCATTTGCTTTTCTGTTACTgttcacagaatattttcccagaaGTCTTTGGGAACATCCAGATATTCCTAAAGAAGTCATTATATTGTTTTTGGTCAGTGGCTTTGGCTTTAAGACTCTCCCTTGCAGGCCATTTTTGCCCAGGCTCTCCTTACTACTAAATATTGAAATCTGACCGTAAGTGAGGTCTGCAGCGCTTTAGATGTTCAGGGCTGTTTTGTGACTTCCTTGTTGGACCGTGGAAGTTGTCTAATTTTGTTGACCTGCCTCTCATGCGAAAGGTCGCCACTGCTAAACGTTTTCTCCAGGCGTAGATTGTGGCTCTCACTTTGATTCGCTGGAGTCCCAAATCTTACAAATGGCATTTATaatcctttccagactgatggtTGCTGATttacttgtttttctgtttttgaatttaagatgttgctgttttttttaataatcaaatGACAAGAAGGAGACAGATCAATGCTTCAGATAAACTTTAGTGGAATAAATGTTAACGAATCTCACACAGTGCTAAAGCTGTATAACAAAACATAAGTCCAAGAGatgtctagaaaaaaaaataaccccccTTCCCCCCATACGAATAGTCAAATAGTCCTCTTTTTAACCAGACGTTAACTAAATCTCTAAAATAATGATCATCAAATATGTAAAACATCCTTTTAAAACCCAAAAGAAATTCTCAGCATtggtttttaaaatctttcGGTGATCAGAGGGGTTCTGTTTAAATAATGTATCTGCAGGTCAGCTAATTATAGTAATCGCAGTTAATTCATAGTTTAACAAGGGGGCAATTTACTTTTTCTCTGGATAAGCAGGTTGGCTTGATAGTTTTTCCTCTAAAATGAAATATATTATaagtatatctatctatctatctatctatctatctatctatctatctatctatatatatatagatatagatatagatatagatagatatagatagatatagatatagatagatagatatagatatatctacatagatatagatagatatatagatatatctagatagatatagatagatatatagatatatctagatagatatagatagatatatagatatatatatatatatatctatatccgAAAATACAATTTGTTCACTTCAGTGCGTTTCCGTCAAATTTGTCATTACAAACCATAACTACTGTCTcgtttgttgcatttaatgctTCAGTCCGCTAGGTGGCGTCCTAAGACGATATGTAATGGAAAAGTCAGGGAGAATATTATGAAAAGACAATATGCTATGAATCTGTTTTTGATGGCATGTCTGTCATCTGGGCGTGCAGACTATTTATTAAGGTCGATATATGATAAAATAATTGGTCTTACAGTTCACACATAAAGAAAATGAGCCTTGCACTCGATATGCGTatttttgttcaaattatttcCTTTGAAGTGACTTCACATTTGGGATTCTTAACCATTTATTAAGAGAAGGGGCCTGTTGGACCCCTTTAAACACACAAGcacattttctttctgtcttttttttttaatggatgtcTTTTGCGCGTGAACGGGGTCTTGAATCTGCAAGATGGAGCCCAACTGTTCGTTAAATCCGTTTGCAGTCGCTGTGATTTCCTCACGTCTGCAAGAGAAGCCGACCGGAAACAAATGAGCGGCTCGTCCAGATGTTGCCCGCATGCTCAGGAGGGAATCAGCAGAGTGGATGAACAGGGGGGCCTGATGCCCGCCTGCAGCGCAAAATCTGGCCAAGCGCAAAGATGCATGCTCTCAAGTTCTCCAAAGATACAAGCGAAAGCAGGCGGATTTACAGCTGGAGCCAAACTGAACGGAGAAACTCGATTTCTTTAAACGGAATTATGAAATATGACTCCTACCATCACCATCATTTTCGGTATTTTattatagagaaaaaaaaatacatgttctgaccgtttttgttttacataaaaccacacacattttttttacaatataatttcacttatttctttattctttaatattaatttcaCGATATATGATAACCACTTTTGAGATATACATTCCATCTTTTTGAAACCACAATAACACACTACacatacgttttttttaaataacatttccaCAGGACCCATTGGATTGCACAGAATGAAAAATGTCTGTATGCACATTTTCCTCTTTGATAATCTCACTTATttaattatgattttcttttttttttcttttctcagttTAGACATCGAAATTTTCAAGACTGGAGCGTGTCAAATTAATTTTCATAAACAGGCCATGTGTGGATCTGGAGATCTAAATGCGTTATTTTTAAATTCGGTGTGCGGTTTCATTCCCATGTTGAGAGAAAACGAGGCCGTGATGGAGGGGGGTTTGGAGGGGGATTTTGTTAATGCGCATTGATAAGCTCAGAAACGTAAATGAGGAGTCTAATGGAGGGAGAAAGGCCTGCCAAAGCATCAACACGTTCACGTAAATGAACCAGGACATTTGACTTTTCTTCTTATATGTCTACGTTGTCCACTCCTCATTTTTCGCCGCCTGTATCATACATTCAATGCATAGTTTGTACAGCTGCTGTCTTCTGTTTCCACACTGCCCGCTTTTATTATACGtaatatccaaaaaaaaaaagaaataaaaaaagacatttgttcGTCTTGACGCAGCttaaaaattcagattattgcattttttttattattattctgcctcGTTTTTCTTCGGGCTTTTTCGGGCTTTAACACCACATTCAGCCCATGCAGCCAAGTTGCAATTTAAAATActactaattattatttttttaaaatatctattctCTCCAAACTCGACCATTACACAAAGCGAGGTCTCATGTGGTGAAGCGCCACAAGAGCGacgaaaaaaaaaggcaggctGCCCACTTTTTGCAACTTTGCTTAAGGTCAATGTTGTAAACGTTCACTCCACTGGAAAATGTGTCTGTGTTACTGTTGTTCGCTTATATGTGTACAACACGTGTCGTCTGGGCGGACGCGTTAGACTCTTTTCGTTGCTGTCAGATGTACTGGTGCGCTAAAAAGATGAGAGTTGGTGCGCAAATGTGCGTGTTGCTTTGCGCGCGCTTTCACGCATGAACTCAAGCAGAGGGGGAAGGAGCGCGCGTCGcgtagtgtttgtgtgtgtgtgtttttcatgttttcactaAATGGGGATTTGCAGTTAACGCGTACAGGTGCATCTCTATAAACTGAAGTATaagcaaaatgtttatttttctctccaCCAATTTAATTCCGAAGCGAAACTTAGATATTCTACAGGTTCGTTACGCGCAGCGTGATGTCGCTGTTTCAAGCGTTTATTGCTCTTAATTTTGATGACTGAGGCTTACAGTTATTGAAAATCCTTCAGTTTATGAGAAAATTGGAATATTACAATCGGACCAGATGGGCGGTAAaggatttttaatacagaatgaTTCTCAAACGGGTTCAAGTCAGGAGAGATTGCTGGTCAATCAAGCACGGTGGCGCCATGTTCATTAAACTTGGTATTAGTACATAAGGTAGTGTGGGAAGGGAATAGCAGAGAGAAGCAAGGAAATGCTCTAAATTTCCCTGATAGATGGCCagtctgactttggacttgatcAAACACAGCGGACCGTCGCCAATAGATGGCATGGCCCATTAAATCACCACAGAATGTGATGATTTCACACGGGACCTCAATCAACTTGGATTCAAAGATTGTACACTCAACCTCCAAAGTATTGGGCTGATTTCTAAATGAGACgctaaatgtaatatttttctgGAATAAGAATATTGGACCGCtaagtccagctgtttttattcttgCCTCAGCTAAGATGGTTCTGACATAGTCTGGATTGGATTCTCACTCATCCTGGAGATGACAATTTGAAGTGCTTAAGCAACTGGGTAGGTTCCctaattcttttattttcttccattgTTTCTTCCTTCCTCTCAACTTTCCACGTATTTGCCTATAAACAGCACcatgtgaacagccagcctaTTTGGTAATTACCAGTTCTGACTTACTCCCCTTGTTGAAGGTGTCAGCTCTCCAGTCAGCACTCTTCCCCATGACTTTGTAGGGAATTGTATAGTAATAAAATAGcgtttctgtattaaaaatctgtttcttaTTGTCTTTTGTAAGATTAATTAATTATCAaagaaactgattttttttaaatagctgtaGGCAACAGTCATCAAAATTAttagaaacaaacatttaaaatgtatcactCTGTATGTAATGGTGatgatattttcatttattgagatgcatctgtGCTTCCAAACATCGCTCGCCTCTATTCTTCTATGTTATATTTGAAAGCCTCTATGAGCCCCTCCATGGAGTGGATGAAACCGGATATGCTGCATATGCCTCCTATTACAAAGATTGAGACGTCAAAGAACACCTGGTGCCACTGCAGCTTTCTCCATAAGAGCTTGAGGTGGAAGATGCTGGGAAGCAGAAAGCAGAGCCCGGCGCCCGTCAGGCTGCCGGTGAGGCCCATGAGCAGGGCAAAGTGCGGCACATAGATCGCCATGAGCAGGGTGAACACCACAAGTACACATCGAAGAGTCAGCCCCCAGGACTTTAGGCGCCCGTCGCCTCCGTAGCAGTCTGGAAAGAAGGCGCGGCCGCCGTCCTGGAAGAAGCTTTTCTCCAACACCTCCACGGCGGCGAAAAAGGGCAGCGGGTAGGACAGCAGAGCTTTGGCCACCAGGAAGAGGTTGACCACGGCTCGGATGGTTGGCGGCAGGTTGTCTGTGATCACCTCCTTTGTTTCGTCGGCCCAGGTCAGATAGGCGACCAAGGCGAACAGGCCCTTGAGGATGCAGGCAGCGATGTGAGTCCATTTCATCATGCAGTGGAACTCGCTGGGCTTCTGCATGTTGCCCTCCAGGGACGGCAGGAAGATCTGCGAGGTGTAGCTGAACACGATAATCCCAATGGAGATGGGGAACTTCTTGACATCAATGTAAAACTTGACTTTGTCCCAGGCCCAGTCCCTCGCCCTGGATAGGCAGTAGGCTATCACCAGGACGTTGATGACGAAGTGTGCCATTGTGCACAGCAAGCTGAACTTGGAGACGGCTTTCAGGTTCTTGAGGAAGGCGCAGGGGAGCAGAGCGGCGGTGGCGATGATGGCCCACGACTTCTGGGAGATGGGTGTGTTGGGGAAGCTGTTGTACATGAGATTCCCGCTGACCACCACATACAGGATGCAAGTCATCACCAGCTCTATGATTTGAGCTACATTCACGACATGGCCGCCCAGCGTGGGGAACCTGGGCGCGCAGCAGGCGTTGGCAATGTCCACATAGGTGTCCCTCACACGGACGAGCTGCCCGTCTTCGTCCTCCTCGTACAGGCAGGCGATGAGGATTTTGCCCGTGTAGCAGCACACAACGGCGGCGAAAATAATGAGAAAGAGTCCGAGGTATCCTCCGTGCAGGATGGCGTAGGGCAAGCCCAGAACAAACATCCCCTGGGAAGAGAAAGCACAAAAACTTAGTTGGTGTGATCAGACGATGCATGGCAAGCCTGCAGGGGCGCATCCAGAAGGTTCTGCAGGGCTGGCCAGATGGAGGCTCATAATAATATTTAGGGTGGTGGCTTCACTAAAACCAAGAGTAATAGGTCATTTGAGGAGTTTTACAGAGGTGCTTTGCAAAGACATaactttaacaaaacaaaaaaggacatAACATTCTGCTGATCCccagttttttcttttgcctGATAGTCTATgagttattgttttaaatacctACAAACCAAATGTTGACCATTTGACCATATTAGTGTTTTTTCATATATCCTGGTTTTCACTGAGGGTAGTGCCAGAAGTGATTCACAGGCTATGAAGTGAGACTATGAAGGCCAGGGGAAAAACGACATAATcataaattaaatgaatagataattaaaaaaataaatccagaaataaaatgcaatttattaaaattggtctttttttctcatacatTCCCTCAATGAAAAAATACCATGAATACTACATTGCCTGTAAGGAGTTGCTACAGGCAATCTAGTTGGCCTAGGAGCCCTGAGCTATGGGCTCAGGGCTCCTAGGCCAACATCTAAAAGTATAAATCCTAAAACTCTAGATTTGCAGTTACATTTATCAGAAAGGAACCTATTTAAACactcatttatttaatataccccccaccccccatttTGAATGTTTATCAGTCAATCCTGGAACTGCCCTCATATGATTACAGGATCACATGTATAGGTAAAATATTAGGGAAACTTTAAATCATGGTGCAGGGTGAAATAACATGTTCTAAAGTAGAAAATCTGTTGATTTTTGGTGAAACGAAatacttgtttttaattaaaaaaaatcacacctaAATTTCAAGTTCTGCTAAAACAATATACCTAAATACAACTCAATAAGCTCTGTTatggtgtttgtttttcttagtgTTCCACCCCAGGATGATTATACGCCCCCATCTGGCCACCCTGCTCAGGAGTTTGTGGATGTGGCCCTGCTTTACCCTATAACCCTTAAAAAGCTAAATTGAACTTATTACCTGGCAATTTTTATTAGTAAGGTTATTTTAATTGTTCTCCGTTATAGTAAACCATAAAACAATATTAGTGGTGCCGTGTGGGTTGGTGGGCAATGGGCCTAACTGGgccaagtaaaaataaaaaaataaaaataaatctcttcAGGCCCCACACAATCTTGGGCCGGCCCTGTCTGCTTGCAGCGTATTTTTGTGTTGTTGCACGCGGCGTGACTCCACAGAAGCTGTCATGTTTTTCATGTTGTGGGTTTTCCACATGGCTTTGAGCGCATCCGCCcgcctctgatgtcatcacaggCTGGAGGAGACACACTCTTACGTCAGGCCATGACCACAGCATAAAAAGGAACTGCGGGGATGGAGGAATTTTTGTCGCATAGCCCCCCACACCAGTGCGCACTCAAGAGCCCCTACGCGTAatttctgcagcttctcctgactttttattttattagaaatttttttagtgctttaaaATTTGATTTTCTTCACAACATCATTCTTT contains:
- the slc32a1 gene encoding vesicular inhibitory amino acid transporter, with translation MATLIRGKISNKLSNAATAVSNKSTAKVSGMFARMGFQAATDEEALGFVACDDLDYDHRQGMQMDILSSDEVGGEGGGDGGGLEGDSHYQRDGTGPPLSASKDGGSNNELSEVKPKITAWEAGWNVTNAIQGMFVLGLPYAILHGGYLGLFLIIFAAVVCCYTGKILIACLYEEDEDGQLVRVRDTYVDIANACCAPRFPTLGGHVVNVAQIIELVMTCILYVVVSGNLMYNSFPNTPISQKSWAIIATAALLPCAFLKNLKAVSKFSLLCTMAHFVINVLVIAYCLSRARDWAWDKVKFYIDVKKFPISIGIIVFSYTSQIFLPSLEGNMQKPSEFHCMMKWTHIAACILKGLFALVAYLTWADETKEVITDNLPPTIRAVVNLFLVAKALLSYPLPFFAAVEVLEKSFFQDGGRAFFPDCYGGDGRLKSWGLTLRCVLVVFTLLMAIYVPHFALLMGLTGSLTGAGLCFLLPSIFHLKLLWRKLQWHQVFFDVSIFVIGGICSISGFIHSMEGLIEAFKYNIEE